A DNA window from Doryrhamphus excisus isolate RoL2022-K1 chromosome 2, RoL_Dexc_1.0, whole genome shotgun sequence contains the following coding sequences:
- the pgam2 gene encoding phosphoglycerate mutase 2: MAAVHRLVIVRHGESSWNQENRFCGWFDADLSEKGVEEAKQGAQAIKEAGMKFDICYTSVLKRAVKTLWTIMEGTDQMWLPVIRTWRLNERHYGGLTGLNKAETAAKHGEEQVKIWRRSFDIPPPPMDKDHPYHSIISESRRYKNLKAGELPTCESLKDTIARALPFWNDVIAPEIKAGKNVIIAAHGNSLRGIVKHLEGMSDAAIMELNLPTGIPIVYELDADLKPVKPMSFLGDEETVKKAMEAVAAQGKVKK, translated from the exons ATGGCTGCTGTCCACCGTCTAGTTATTGTCCGCCATGGGGAGAGCTCCTGGAACCAGGAGAACCGCTTCTGCGGCTGGTTTGATGCCGACCTCAGTGAGAAGGGTGTGGAGGAGGCCAAGCAAGGAGCCCAGGCCATCAAAGAGGCTGGCATGAAGTTTGACATCTGCTACACGTCTGTGCTTAAACGTGCAGTCAAGACCTTGTGGACCATCATGGAGGGTACGGACCAGATGTGGCTGCCCGTCATCCGTACTTGGCGTCTCAATGAGCGTCACTACGGAGGCCTCACCGGTCTCAACAAGGCCGAGACAGCAGCCAAGCATGGCGAGGAGCAGGTGAAGATCTGGCGTCGCTCCTTCGACATCCCGCCCCCACCCATGGACAAGGACCATCCTTATCACTCCATCATCAGTGAG TCCAGACGCTACAAGAACCTGAAGGCCGGTGAGCTGCCTACATGCGAGTCCCTGAAGGACACCATTGCCCGCGCCCTGCCTTTCTGGAACGATGTCATCGCACCTGAAATCAAAGCCGGAAAGAACGTGATTATCGCAGCTCACGGCAACAGCCTCCGTGGCATCGTCAAGCACTTAGAAG GCATGTCTGACGCCGCCATCATGGAGCTGAACCTGCCCACTGGAATCCCCATCGTGTACGAGCTGGACGCAGACCTGAAGCCTGTGAAGCCTATGTCCTTCCTGGGTGACGAGGAGACCGTGAAGAAGGCCATGGAGGCCGTGGCTGCCCAGGGCAAAGTGAAGAAGTAA
- the LOC131119250 gene encoding syntaxin-2-like, whose product MANAARGKYTMEEFFKTIGELRSLIQKISCQVDEVEKKQSAVLSSSNPDKSCKDELELLNNKIKTEANLFRAKLKPLQDGFPVEGSGAGVSVMQRIKKNQHAHLTRCFAEVMTGHHKTQVAFREKCKAHIQRQLQIVDKVTTDEELEEMLNCDNVTVFISDICSHARISSEALSEIESRHEDIVRLESSIRELHEILCDTAMLLEIQGELVNSIEKNVALASEYVDVSKAETHKAVIYKKNPYKVVSLPRFFKSFRRQTAVKASPGPNTSHLDHEDTTPDAH is encoded by the exons ATGGCAAATGCGGCCAGAGGGAAATACACCATGGAGGAGTTTTTCAAAACG atagGAGAGTTGAGAAGCCTCATCCAAAAGATCTCCTGCCAAGTTGATGAAGTGGAGAAGAAACAAAGTGCTGTCCTCTCCTCATCAAATCCAGATAAGA GTTGCAAAGACGAGCTGGAACTGCTGAACAACAAGATCAAGACGGAGGCCAACTTATTCCGAGCCAAGTTAAAGC CATTGCAGGATGGTTTCCCAGTAGAGGGCAGCGGCGCCGGTGTCTCTGTGATGCAGCGCATTAAGAAGAATCAG CATGCACACCTGACTCGCTGCTTTGCCGAGGTCATGACGGGTCACCATAAGACACAGGTGGCGTTCAGAGAGAAATGCAAAGCCCACATTCAGAGACAACTGCAGATTG TGGACAAAGTGACCACCGATGAAGAGTTGGAGGAGATGCTCAACTGCGACAATGTGACCGTTTTCATATCTGAT ATCTGCTCCCATGCTCGTATATCAAGCGAGGCGCTGAGCGAGATCGAGTCTCGTCATGAGGATATCGTGCGCCTGGAGTCAAGCATCAGAGAGCTACACGAGATCTTGTGTGACACGGCCATGCTGCTGGAGATTCAA GGGGAGCTAGTGAACAGCATAGAAAAGAATGTGGCGTTGGCTTCAGAGTATGTGGACGTGTCTAAAGCAGAGACGCACAAAGCAGTGATCTACAAGAAGAACCCATACAAGGTAGTTTCCCTGCCCAGGTTCTTTAAGTCCTTCAGGAGGCAAACGGCTGTGAAAGCATCACCGGGTCCTAATACCTCCCACCTGGACCATGAGGACACCACTCCTGATGCTCACTGA
- the LOC131119223 gene encoding neoverrucotoxin subunit alpha-like translates to MSVSETMKVAALGQPFTLGMLYNACKDELIPGFTLWDVATLSSQTSETAQKSSSFKITASDTIESRSSLMDIDASVKLSFMGGLVEVGGSAKYLNDQKKFKNQSRVTFQYKATTNFKQLSLPALGPLNNEQKQIIEKGKATHIVTGILYGANAVFVFDSEKLESSSVQDIQGNMEAVIKKIPSFTIEGRASLQLTEEEKALTNKFSCKFFGDLILKKNPATFVDAVNAYTELPSLLEQKDNTAPLVVWLYPLNSLYAEAPKLIEDLSMALARKIQTTIEDGNEVTMRCNDSLYSDVAREFTVIHKNLNSFKKLCSFYISSIKMMLAKSLPAIREGKEDESALSNVLNNREKSPFSQARLSKWLDAKERDINVIWSCVEMIIRDSNAYVVTSKTELDRVVLTPGVTNVLVYVFTNLDTADRYLDSMAKFLDTSQFQETNEESTFTNADIIQMREDVQRFLKYAKPLRRSSRVKFLIAAMPNKKYKASTIYHYRDGLLVSDNFTIPSLPEPEKITDINDVIWYATELTLDENTVNANLTLSEGNKKATNGTARSYPANSDRFVTEPQVLSNEGMTGRHYWEAEWRGQAYVAAAYASVPRKNEGFISSKFSDLVSSWAFRVQHDAQLVTQIFGIYLTLTKYPLSGATTMGVLLDWVGGTLSFYGVAGRKMKHYYTMKVQFKEPVHAGFAVHNKHSYGLLSSF, encoded by the exons ATGTCTGTTTCAGAAACCATGAAAGTGGCCGCTCTGGGTCAGCCATTCACCTTGGGAATGCTCTATAATGCCTGCAAAGATGAACTGATCCCAG GTTTTACTCTGTGGGACGTGGCAACTCTAAGCAGCCAAACATCAGAAACTGCTCAAAAGAGCAGCTCTTTTAAGATTACGGCCTCTGACACCATTGAATCGAGGTCTTCCCTGATGGATATTGACGCTTCCGTGAAACTCAGTTTCATGGGTGGGCTGGTTGAAGTTGGAGGATCTGCCAAGTACCTGAATGATCAGAAGAAATTCAAGAACCAGAGCAGGGTAACTTTTCAATATAAAGCGACTACCAACTTCAAGCAGCTTTCTTTACCTGCTCTTGGACCACTGAACAACGAGCAAAAGCAAATCATTGAGAAAGGCAAGGCGACACATATCGTCACTGGCATCCTTTACGGGGCAAACGCAGTCTTTGTGTTTGACAGTGAGAAGTTGGAATCCAGCAGTGTTCAAGATATTCAGGGCAACATGGAAGCTGTGATTAAAAAGATTCCTTCTTTTACCATTGAAGGCAGAGCTAGCTTACAGTTGACTGAGGAGGAAAAAGCACTGACAAACAAGTTCAGCTGTAAATTCTTTGGAGACCTCatccttaaaaaaaaccctgccaCATTCGTTGACGCGGTAAATGCCTACACTGAGCTTCCATCGCTTCTGGAGCAAAAGGACAACACCGCTCCTCTGGTTGTCTGGTTGTATCCTCTGAATTCGTTGTACGCCGAGGCCCCTAAACTGATCGAAGACCTCAGCATGGCACTGGCAAGGAAAATTCAAACTACTATCGAAGATGGAAATGAGGTGACAATGAGATGCAATGATAGCTTGTATAGCGATGTGGCACGGGAATTCACTGTAATTCACAAAAatttaaatagttttaaaaagttgtgttcTTTTTACATATCTTCAATTAAAATGATGTTGGCCAAAAGCCTCCCTGCTATCCGTGAAGGCAAAGAAGATGAGAGCGCTTTATCAAATGTCCTAAACAACCGGGAAAAGTCTCCATTCAGTCAAGCTCGTCTTAGCAAGTGGTTGGACGCCAAAGAACGAGACATTAACGTCATTTGGTCCTGTGTTGAGATGATCATTCGTGATTCAAATGCCTATGTTGTTACTTCAAAGACCGAATTGGATCGAGTGGTCCTTACTCCAGGTGTCACAAATGTTCTTGTCTATGTTTTCACCAACTTGGACACTGCTGACCGTTATCTTGATTCCATGGCCAAATTCTTAGACACATCCCAATTCCAAGAAACCAATGAAGAATCGACCTTCACAAATGCTGATATCATCCAAATGAGAGAAGATGTCCAAAGATTCCTTAAATATGCCAAACCTCTGAGGCGCAGCAGCCGTGTGAAGTTCCTCATAGCTGCAATGCCAAATAAGAAATACAAGGCATCGACCATCTACCATTACAGGGATGGTCTTCTGGTCAGTGACAACTTCACAATACCATCCCTCCCAGAACCTGAAAAGATCACAGACATAAATGACGTCATCTGGT ATGCTACTGAGCTCACGTTGGATGAAAATACCGTCAACGCAAACCTCACTCTGTCTGAGGGGAACAAGAAGGCGACAAATGGCACTGCCAGGTCGTATCCTGCTAACTCAGATAGGTTTGTGACTGAACCTCAAGTTCTCAGCAACGAAGGGATGACTGGTCGCCATTATTGGGAGGCTGAGTGGAGGGGTCAAGCTTATGTGGCGGCTGCCTACGCTTCAGTTCCAAGGAAAAATGAAGGCTTTATTTCATCAAAGTTTTCAGATTTGGTTAGTTCCTGGGCATTTCGAGTCCAGCATGATGCGCAACTTGTGACACAGATCTTTGGTATTTACCTAACTTTGACTAAGTACCCCCTTAGTGGCGCAACAACGATGGGAGTGCTTCTTGACTGGGTAGGTGGTACTCTGTCCTTCTATGGCGTCGCAGGAAGAAAAATGAAACACTACTACACCATGAAAGTGCAATTTAAAGAACCGGTTCATGCAGGTTTTGCGGTGCATAACAAACACAGTTATGGTTTACTGTCATCGTTTTAG
- the LOC131109428 gene encoding dynein axonemal intermediate chain 2-like, which yields MEIVHEYTKPRRDFGRQCLFSDRSAELLADVPPDPNLVLQFIPKSSRVQALQCSRDMSEHQVNTERFESESCGINHVEGGWPKDINPQEMEQTIRFRKKVEKDEGYLTSIMQLGGVIGHCVGQNNAVDIYQEYFENDDLENEIQEPPSAKTINVFRDPNQVMRTVSCLSWHPDGGRKLAAAYSCLDFQKASADMSTDAYIWDIENPNKPEMTLKPASPLVCLDYNPKDSHTLVGGSYNGQIVFWDTRKGSHPTDVSSLEQSHRDPVYKTIWLQSKTGTEAFSASTDGQVLWWDVRKLSEPTEKLVLDLGREGNLDRALGGISLEFESTMPTKFMVGTEQGIVVSCNRKAKTPAEKIVCTYDGHHGPVYALQRNPFFPKNFLTVGDWRARIWSEDIKESSIMWTKYQMSYLTDACWSPVRPSVFFTVKTDGVLDVWDVLFKQNDPTLSVKVCDQALYSLRVHENGRLLACGSQQGAATIMEICSGLSCLQKNEKSLMAEMLEREAKREKILEARQKEMRLKERSRSEQSREDEASRDAADREETPEQLIAKAEQDFFAMVEAEKRRRKEREEEKQQISS from the exons ATGGAGATCGTCCATGAGTACACGAAACCCCGCAGGGACTTTGGCCGTCAGTGCCTCTTCTCCGACAGGTCAGCGGAGCTTCTTGCGGACGTTCCTCCGGATCCGAACCTAGTGCTGCAGTTCATACCGAAAAGCAGCAGGGTCCAGGCGCTCCAGTGCTCCCGTGACATGTCCGAACACCAGGTGAACACAGAGAGGTTTGAATCGGAGAGCTGTGGAATAAACCATGTGGAAGGGGGGTGGCCCAAAGACATCAACCCACAAGAGATGGAACAAACTATTCGCTTCAGGAAGAAAGTAGAGAAGGATGAGGGCTACTTGACCAGCATCATGCAGCTGGGCGGC GTTATAGGACACTGTGTTGGACAGAACAATGCAGTGGACATCTATCAGGAGTACTTTGAGAATGACGATCTGGAGAATGAAATTCAGGAACCACCATCTGCTAAAACCATCAACGTGTTCAG GGATCCAAACCAGGTGATGCGTACCGTCAGCTGTTTGTCATGGCACCCTGATGGAGGCCGGAAGCTGGCGGCTGCTTACTCGTGTCTGGACTTCCAGAAAGCTTCGGCGGACATGAGCACGGATGCGTACATCTGGGATATCG agaATCCCAACAAACCTGAGATGACCCTGAAGCCAGCATCTCCACTCGTCTGTCTGGACTACAACCCCAAAGACTCACACACTCTAGTGGGCGGGAGCTACAATGGACAGATCG TGTTCTGGGACACCCGTAAAGGAAGCCATCCAACTGATGTTTCCTCTCTGGAGCAGAGTCACAGAGACCCTGTCTATAAAACCATATGGTTACAATCCAAGACCGGGACAGAAGCCTTCTCTGCCTCCACGGATGGACAG GTTCTATGGTGGGACGTCCGCAAGCTGAGCGAGCCCACAGAGAAACTGGTTCTGGACCTAGGTCGAGAAGGGAACCTGGACCGGGCCTTAGGAGGCATCTCTCTGGAGTTTGAATCTACCATG CCGACCAAGTTCATGGTGGGGACCGAGCAGGGCATTGTTGTGTCCTGCAACAGGAAGGCAAAGACTCCAGCTGAGAAGATCGTCTGTACCTATGACGGTCACCATGGACCTGTCTACGCTCTACAGAGAAACCCTTTCTTCCCCAAAAACTTCCTCACCGTTGGGGACTGGAGGGCTCGCATCTGGTCCGAGGACATCAAGGAGTCATCCATCATGTGGACCAA GTACCAGATGTCGTACCTGACAGATGCCTGCTGGAGTCCAGTGAGACCCTCTGTCTTCTTCACCGTGAAGACGGATGGCGTGCTGGACGTCTGGGATGTCTTGTTCAAGCAGAACGACCCCACGCTGAGTGTCAAA GTGTGTGACCAAGCTCTGTACAGCTTGCGGGTCCATGAGAATGGACGTCTGCTGGCTTGTGGCTCTCAGCAGGGCGCCGCTACAATAATGGAGATCTGCTCAGGACTGTCCTGCCTCCAGAAGAACGAGAAAAGCCTCATGGCTGAG ATGTTAGAGCGTGAGGCAAAGCGTGAGAAGATCCTGGAGGCTCGTCAGAAGGAGATGCGATTGAAGGAGAGGAGTCGTTCCGAGCAGAGCCGCGAAGATGAGGCGAGCCGAGACGCGGCGGACCGAGAGGAAACACCGGAGCAGCTGATTGCCAAAGCTGAGCAAGACTTCTTTGCTATGGTGGAGGCTGAGAAGAGACGGCGGAAGGAAAGGGAGGAAGAAAAGCAACAG ATCAGCTCATAG